A single genomic interval of Procambarus clarkii isolate CNS0578487 chromosome 17, FALCON_Pclarkii_2.0, whole genome shotgun sequence harbors:
- the LOC123772498 gene encoding techylectin-5A, translated as MGGTWVALVVLSLLVVAHTYEETKLEDVIGEYDFRMFKNLFVNTTQLLLQAIGRVEATAAKDESLAELKEAMKEISESLTAANQQALAVRETVNNGADATKVELQAFQDLILAKLSDVKVFVEQKVKQMENQVAKLGQMSVNLAAGDCQDLYDLGFNASGVYYLQKFGRQVLCDMETGLGGWLVIQRRAKVVEQVDFNRDWHEYKAGFGDLETEFWAGNDFLHVLTNQKTYELQIDMIDFEKGAYWASYSTFRVGSESSGYVLDVGNYSGNATDAFTYHHGRPFTSNDRDNDLYKDGNCATYFSGAWWYDRCYDAHLNGVFPATPDRQNASFITWWAHENGRKVPLVLTSVTLRVKPRNH; from the exons ATGGGAGGGACGTGGGTCGCCCTCGTCGTGCTCAGTCTCCTGGTCGTCGCCCACACCTACGAGGAGACCAAACTCGAGGACGTCATCGGGGAGTACGACTTCAGGATGTTTAAGAACCTCTTTGTCAATACGACCCAACTCCTCCTTCAGGCCATCGGCCGCGTAGAGGCCACAGCGGCCAAGGACGAGTCACTGGCCGAGCTGAAGGAAGCCATGAAGGAGATTAGCGAGTCCTTGACGGCTGCCAACCAGCAAGCTTTAGCCGTCCGCGAGACTGTCAACAATGGCGCCGACGCCACCAAAGTCGAACTCCAGGCATTCCAGGACCTGATCCTGGCTAAACTTTCAGACGTGAAAGTCTTCGTGGAGCAAAAAGTCAAGCAGATGGAGAACCAGGTGGCCAAGCTTGGCCAGATGTCGGTCAATCTGGCGGCCGGGGATTGTCAGGACCTCTACGACTTGGGCTTCAACGCTTCAGGTGTctactacctgcagaaattcggcCGGCAGGTCTTGTGCGACATGGAGACTGGTCTTGGAGGCTGGCTGGTCATCCAACGCAGAGCCAAGGTCGTCGAGCAG GTGGACTTCAACCGTGACTGGCACGAGTACAAGGCAGGTTTTGGGGACCTGGAGACGGAGTTCTGGGCGGGCAATGACTTCCTCCACGTCCTCACCaaccagaaaacctacgaactccAAATTGACATGATAGACTTCGAGAAAGGTGCCTACTGGGCCTCCTACAG CACGTTTCGTGTGGGTAGTGAGAGCTCGGGCTACGTGCTGGACGTGGGCAACTACTCCGGCAACGCCACGGACGCCTTCACGTACCACCACGGACGACCCTTCACCTCCAACGACCGTGACAACGACCTCTATAAGGACGGCAACTGTGCTACCTACTTCTCTGGTGCCTGGTGGTACGACAG GTGCTACGACGCCCACTTGAATGGAGTGTTTCCAGCGACGCCCGACCGTCAGAACGCCTCGTTCATCACCTGGTGGGCTCACGAGAACGGCAGGAAAGTTCCTCTCGTTCTCACCAGTGTCACTCTACGAGTCAAGCCCAGGAACCACTGA
- the LOC123772567 gene encoding juvenile hormone esterase-like: MVKLEGVYVPAEELYEWNGWPMITFPVVDGDFLPAHPALLMRSGNYSHVDVITGGVRHEGSVFSLSILLNKNVKNQLEENFTTAGPISLSFGEWESNRVYLTKRVYYHYLGEPKITKDNAQEFTQMLTDISFGAAQEIMSELHTAHGAAHGINVFKYLLQHRGQHGSSDLYARKYNATLHKGWVGHGDDLQYLFNAEPGGKSSLQRPDDLFMSHTFVTLWTNFATTGKWSSIETYQRR, encoded by the exons ATGGTCAAGCTCGAGGGCGTATATGTACCTGCGGAGGAACTATAT GAATGGAACGGCTGGCCAATGATTACGTTTCCTGTGGTGGATGGCGACTTTCTTCCCGCCCATCCGGCCCTTCTGATGAGATCTGGCAACTACAGTCATGTGGACGTCATCACCGGAGGCGTCCGCCATGAGGGCTCTGTGTTTAGTCTGA GTATTCtattaaataaaaatgtaaaaaatcagCTGGAGGAAAATTTTACCACAGCGGGGCCGATATCCCTGTCTTTTGGCGAGTGGGAATCGAACCGCGTGTACCTGACTAAGCGTGTCTATTACCACTACCTGGGCGAGCCAAAGATCACAAAGGACAATGCTCAAGAGTTCACTCAG ATGTTAACCGACATATCCTTTGGAGCGGCCCAGGAGATAATGAGTGAGCTGCACACCGCCCACGGGGCCGCCCACGGCATCAACGTCTTCAAGTACCTCCTGCAGCATCGTGGGCAACACGGGTCCTCTGACCTCTACGCCCGCAAGTATAACGCAACCCTCCATAAGGGCT GGGTTGGCCACGGCGACGACCTTCAATATCTGTTCAACGCGGAGCCTGGCGGCAAGTCGTCCCTCCAGCGGCCCGACGACCTCTTCATGAGCCACACCTTCGTCACCCTGTGGACCAACTTTGCCACCACTGG GAAATGGAGTTCTATAGAAACTTACCAACGAAGATGA